AAGAAGTAATCATGGTCCCCAAAGGTCAATCTAGAAATCATCTGTCCTGTTCAAATAATAAAAGCAACAAACCATATACAGTCGTTGAGTGTAGGGACTGGGATAAAGCTTACTTTTCATTGGCATGTTTTCTGATTACATCTCTTCATTACTTTGGGGGGAAATGCAATTTATTGCTGTTGCGATGTTGCCAGTCATTATTCTCTCAACCATTTCTATTGTGTGTTATTTTCTATTTTAATGTTTACAGGGGGAAAATCTACAGAACAAATAAAAAGAGATGCCCAGACAAAAGGAAAAGTCGGGAAATTTGATTCAGTCGGTTGTGAACAGCCAAGAGCGTAGTGTGATCTTACATTAAAACATACAAGACGCACAAAGTCAATTGTCCGTAATATTACACAAAAATTTATTTCAACCATAAAATAAGacatacattttctttttaaaaatctgtACAATTGGTGGATCTGTGCAGTACAGTAGGAAGACGTTGATACAAAAGGCTGCAAAAATGGTACAAGTACAATTAAACCAAGAACATCATGAAAAACCTAGATTGTTCAAGCTGCAAGTGTCTGTAGGGAAAGCTAAAGAGATCATAAGACAACAAATCTGACAGGCTGAAAGGCGACCACCATGCAGCACTAAATAATTTAAATAGTCGAGAGCAGCTATACTTTATAGACATTACAGTACTTCACAATTTTGTTATCCCAACATGCCTTGTAGGAAGGCCAAAAATATATCTTTAATAGAAATATTTCGTACAAAGAGTGCATGAGAGTTAAACTAGCTTGTCGTGACTTGACAAGATTGCAACATTCCAAATGCtaaccagttttttttttaaatgccataaGGTATTCTATGAATTTTAAGTCATGCTTAAATAATAAATAATGAAATTTCATAGTTGTAACAAACTCTATTAAGCTTGAACAATGTTAAAATCAAATGACCTGCGCTAACCTGTAGCACCTAGGGTCTACTGGTTGATATAAGATACTGAACTGCCAGTTTTAATCCTTATGTGGCATCTTACTTTGAATCTATTTACATTTGGCTTTAAATATGAAAATATTTGTTAAACATTTATAAactgtacatttttttaaaaactatatatATTGCAAGAGTTTTTCATTGTAAAAAATGCTGTTTCTTTTTCCTGATAAATATATGGGTCAGGCATCTGAGTCCTGAAGTGTTCAAGGAAGTTTATTTTTTCAAAATGTGCGAATTTCTCTTCAGTGAAATGGCAGCATTTTGCAGGTCAAGCCCAAAGTGGTGTAAGCCAGCTTCTTGGTGTCCTGCTCTTTCGATTGCTTTATTTGCTGGTTTAAATACTTTGGTTGAAATTCCATTCTGAGGAACTGAGGGATGCAGTTTTAGCAGCATGTGCAGTATTTTTGCAATTTTTATACTGATTGATGGCATCCATCTTCAAGTTGCCTTGTGCGTATATTCTCTCTATAATCAATTTATCAGTCTTTTGCGTGTATTGGTTAAtctaccctcccacccaccccctccccgccccccaaaaAATTACCAGCTCTAAGCTGTAACATGTTAACTGGCCCTTACTTCTAATGTACTGATAACCACTTGCCGCGTAACGAAAGCTGCCACTTTCCGAAAGGGGCGATTCAAAGTGCTCCAAGAGCCTGTTTACTCATGAAGCTATAATTAGGGTTGGCAAGAAGACCACTTGTAATAGGGTTGGTATACATGCTGACCCCATTTTCATGTTTCGTCTCAGAATGTCAATAACCTTCAACCACCGGACCAAAACAAGTTCAGTATTTCTAACTTCCATCCCGCAACCAACTGCctgccccctcccagccccccacccccgtccccacaGAAAATACTGGTAAtccaaaaaaaaaattctgtcttACTTCCAATGCCCTTAATATTAAGCTCATAAATGAACAATATTGGAAGTTTTTTTTTAACCGTGCATGTTACCAAGCAAATGATATTTGAAGAGTATATTTTGAAAGCTTCAGTGAGCCTTTACACTATTACAAGTGACGAGAAGTTAATTCAGTTAATTCTGCTGAAATTTTGTTGAGGACCCAAAATGCTTTCGCTATATCTGTCGCATTGACTATATATTATAGATTAAGTAAACGGCCTGTGAACACTTGGGAGATTGGTCCAAGTATGTAGACACAGTTGTAACAGTCTTCTTTCCCTGAAAAACCAGTTCTGGAATGTAGGGTGACAGACTTGAACGAGTAGTGTGACATCAAAATGGCAGCTAACTAAATTGGACTGGAGTGAAAAGGAAAATATCAAGAACGAGGGCACTCTCATTCGAAGCACAGATAATGAAAAACAAAAGAGTTTAAAATTCTTTGCAACTTTCCATGAACAATACCTTTTTTAAATGGCAATTTAGCCTCCCCATAGTCCCCACCTCTGTCCAGCGTCATTCAGATTAGCAGGTCAGATAAGCCACAGACCCTCAAGGTTTCTGAGGGCTAGTACCATAGGGCTTGCATAGGACTTCTACTTCAGTCTAATGTGAGTTACTTTGTTGCAACAGCACCATGCCACATAACATCCCAGAAAGCTAGCAATGCACCTCAGGTTTGTTTCTTGTGCAAGTGGTTCTGATACTCAGTTGGTTAATTTCCTGACTTCCTGCCATGGTAACTCAAATCTAAGTCTCAGGACAGTACTGTGTCTTGCCACCATCGACCAGGTCTCAGCTAATCCTCAAGGGTGTTTCAAGAGAATCATTCCAACatttggagagagtgggagggagaacaAAGTGGTGAAATGACTTTCCATCACATTCACACCTAAGTCTCAACACCATTTGGACAATTGAAATAACACCAACAGCTCGAAAGGTCTGCAGGTAAAATTGTTTCGCCCTTGAACCTAAAGAGGATATGGATCAGCAAGAGGCTGGTGAATGAGCAAGCAGATGGATATCCATTAATTGCTTACAGGGGAAGAACGTTCTCAGGAAAGCTGAATCTTCCCATATTAACATTTTGGGTGGAAGAAAAGTATCCTAATACCTCTGATTGTTGGATAGCCAGCCAAGCTTGACTTCGCCCATTCGTTAAACGTGACTTTACAATGGAAAAGGGAGACAATATCATGTGAGAGCAATAGCCAAAGATATCTCAATGTATTATTTTCTTTCTTAACAGTGGAACAATGAACTTTGGCGTCAGTGCGGCAAACTGTCAAAGTATTCATATGCGTGGGTCACTACCACCAAGGACTAAGTCAGCCAAATCTTTGGAAACCAAAATAGGTCAATaggagaaaaaaaaatcaaaccaAATTTTAATCgatggtatttttaaaaaaaacacaggaaTCATAAATACTGATTTTGATTTGTTCACAATAAATcaattgaagaaaacttagaaaatAAATATTATATAAGCTGAAACTTCACTTATTAACAGCAAGACCATTGTCTATTAAATGGGTCTTCAGTGGTCAGTGTTCTTTCAGGTGTTCAGTTAAACCATTTAGAGCAGATAAAACCTTGCTCATGGCTATAGGTTTCAATTGAGAGCCATTTTGTTCAGGTCGATAGTTATCAGGTTAACTTACATCCATCCAGTCTTTCCTGCAAGTTCAAGTTTTGCCGTACTTCTAATATATGCCACTGCATATACTATTATGTGCCTCTTTGTCAGGTCAAAATTATTATTAGTGCTTTGTTTGAAAGAACTGATTTCCTGCAGTCCATCATAAAAGAAGAACAATCTGTACAGGACCGTCTTTCAGCGAAGGCCTGACTTCAATAGTACCCTTTACTTGGGTCGCCGTTCTGGGCACTGTTAAGCACAATATGCTTTGATGGAtactctctttttaaaaaagaaagatacTTTTTGGCATTAGATTTCAGATTCTCGTCTCAGTGGGCGAGGCTCAAGTGGAACTGTGGCCTGATTATGGTCCGTGTTAGTTAACGTCTCTGTGCTTGGACTGGCtggtgtcccagtctcactgtcctCATCGTCTTTGTTCATGAGGGCCACTTCATTTTCATAACAGAAAGTGTTGGGTGTGGTGAGCATGTATTTCTTTTCTGCCAAGTCCCTGGCGCTACAGAGAGGCGTGTTAGGCACCTCGTAGCTTTTGTGAAAGCGGGAATAGTCAACTTTGTAGTAGTTTTTCTCCTCAAAGAGCACTGGTTCAAATCGGTGACCCCAGAGAATTTCACTGGCAAGATACGAGCTGCGACATTGAGTGGTCATTGCTGTAGCTTCCACCATTCCTTCAAGAATCACGACGATTTCAAAGTCTGCATTGTCCATGTCCTGTTTGCTCAAGTCATAGAAAGGACTGTCTTCATCAATTTCATGTACTATTGTAATAGGTGACACGAGAAATATTCTATCTATTCCACTATCAAAGCCTACATTAACGTCTACTTGATCCAAGGGTATGTATTCACCCTCTGGTGTTATTCTAGATTTAAGCAGCTGGGCCCGTACATGGGCTTCCACTAAATGGCTTTTGCGTAAGTTTCCAACTCGCCACATTAAGCAGAGCTTTCCATCTCTCATAGCGATCACAGCATTGTCACTGAAGATTAGCGTTTCATTTCTCTTTTTTGGTTTGGCCATCTTGGCCATGACAGCACCAATGATGAAAGCATCAATGATGCAGCCCACAATGGACTGAAATACTACGATGAACACAGCTATGGGACACTCTTCTGTCACACAGCGGAAGCCATATCCAATCGTGGTCTGTGTCTCGATGGAGAATAGAAATGCAGCAGTAAAGCTTTTGACCTCGGAAACACATGGTTTATGCCCCACTTTGGCATCCAAGTCACCATGCATCAGTGCAATAAGCCAAAACATGCAACCAAACAACAGCCAGGACAGAATGAAGGACAGGCAGAAGATGACCAGCATCCACCGCCAGCGAATGTCCACACAGGTTGTGAAGATGTCCGACAAGTAGCGCTGTCCTTTCTCACTCATAT
This region of Scyliorhinus torazame isolate Kashiwa2021f chromosome 18, sScyTor2.1, whole genome shotgun sequence genomic DNA includes:
- the LOC140395594 gene encoding inward rectifier potassium channel 2, which encodes MGSVRANRYSIVSSEEDGMKLATIAVANGYGNGKSKIHTRQQCRSRFVKKDGHCNVQFVNMSEKGQRYLSDIFTTCVDIRWRWMLVIFCLSFILSWLLFGCMFWLIALMHGDLDAKVGHKPCVSEVKSFTAAFLFSIETQTTIGYGFRCVTEECPIAVFIVVFQSIVGCIIDAFIIGAVMAKMAKPKKRNETLIFSDNAVIAMRDGKLCLMWRVGNLRKSHLVEAHVRAQLLKSRITPEGEYIPLDQVDVNVGFDSGIDRIFLVSPITIVHEIDEDSPFYDLSKQDMDNADFEIVVILEGMVEATAMTTQCRSSYLASEILWGHRFEPVLFEEKNYYKVDYSRFHKSYEVPNTPLCSARDLAEKKYMLTTPNTFCYENEVALMNKDDEDSETGTPASPSTETLTNTDHNQATVPLEPRPLRRESEI